A genomic window from Arthrobacter globiformis includes:
- a CDS encoding ArgP/LysG family DNA-binding transcriptional regulator, protein MELAQLRALAAVVDHETFDAAAGELRLTPSAVSQRIKALERSVGSVLVRRLKPVRPTPAGEQLLRSARQLLLLADEAVLALRGTGPAEGEAGGAPPSADRLRVPIVANADSIATWLPAAYREIALGGRVALELLRDDEHSTADLLRSGDAVGAITADPRPVQGCTLRPLGTMVYRAKASRDFAARWFPDGPTPEALAAAPVMQYDRKDTHQLAALARVAPDATPPQHFIPDSVQFVESIHAGLGWGMVPDQQDPENTLVELDPGWSEDLRLFWQVWTLDSPGLAEVTNAVVRAAQTLPPHRN, encoded by the coding sequence ATGGAACTCGCCCAGCTCAGAGCCCTTGCCGCCGTCGTCGACCACGAGACCTTCGACGCCGCCGCGGGGGAACTCCGCCTCACTCCCTCGGCCGTTAGCCAGCGCATCAAGGCGCTCGAACGCTCCGTGGGCAGTGTGCTGGTGCGGCGCCTCAAGCCTGTTCGCCCAACGCCTGCGGGCGAACAGCTCCTCCGCTCCGCGCGCCAACTCCTGCTCCTCGCCGACGAGGCGGTCCTCGCCCTCCGCGGGACCGGGCCCGCAGAGGGGGAAGCCGGCGGTGCGCCGCCCAGCGCCGACCGGCTGCGGGTTCCCATTGTGGCCAACGCGGACTCCATCGCGACGTGGCTGCCGGCGGCCTACCGGGAGATCGCACTCGGCGGCCGCGTGGCCCTCGAGCTCTTGCGCGACGACGAACACTCGACAGCCGACCTGCTGCGGTCCGGCGACGCCGTCGGAGCAATCACCGCGGATCCCCGGCCGGTGCAGGGGTGCACCCTCCGGCCGCTCGGCACCATGGTGTACCGGGCCAAGGCGTCACGCGATTTCGCGGCCCGCTGGTTCCCGGACGGCCCCACGCCGGAGGCCCTCGCCGCCGCCCCCGTCATGCAGTACGACCGGAAGGACACGCACCAGCTCGCTGCTCTCGCGCGCGTCGCGCCGGACGCCACGCCCCCGCAGCACTTTATTCCCGATTCAGTTCAGTTCGTCGAGTCGATTCACGCGGGCCTGGGCTGGGGCATGGTGCCTGACCAACAGGACCCCGAGAACACGCTGGTAGAGCTCGACCCGGGGTGGAGCGAGGACCTGAGGCTCTTCTGGCAGGTGTGGACGCTGGACTCGCCGGGCCTCGCGGAGGTGACGAACGCCGTCGTCCGCGCCGCGCAAACCCTGCCGCCGCACCGGAACTAG
- a CDS encoding NAD(P)(+) transhydrogenase (Re/Si-specific) subunit beta, with product MILLDPNVTALLYLAAAVFFILALKGLNSPRTARRGNLIGAFGALVAVVTVFFSTRLDNVPLILGAIAVGSGVAAPVARRVKMTQMPQLVALFNGVGGGAAALVALLELPHAEDAWVRVAVVFTLLVGAVSFAGSAVTFAKLQELMTTRPVVFPGLPVLMGAVLLAAVGAAAAVVMGGSLVLALLLLLLGLVAGVLLVLPVGGADVPIVISLLNAFTGLAVAASGLVLGNVLLVVAGTLVGASGTILTRAMAAAMGRSVAGILFGAFRGSSTAGSTVMSDRPVRSSSPEDVAVLLGYAQHVIIVPGYGLAVAQGQHTAAELAQALESRGIRVDFAIHPVAGRMPGHMNVLLAEANVPYESLKEMGEINSEFRTADVALVVGANDVVNPAAKTTAGSPIYGMPILEVADARQVVFLKRSMRPGFAGIENDLMFEPQTTLLFGDAKESLTKVLGAVKAL from the coding sequence GTGATCCTTCTCGACCCCAACGTCACCGCCCTGCTCTACCTTGCAGCCGCCGTCTTCTTCATCCTGGCGCTGAAGGGCCTGAATTCCCCGCGTACCGCCCGCCGCGGCAATCTCATCGGCGCCTTCGGTGCGCTGGTCGCCGTCGTGACCGTCTTTTTCTCGACCAGGCTGGACAACGTCCCCCTGATCCTCGGCGCCATTGCCGTCGGTTCCGGTGTGGCCGCCCCCGTGGCCAGGCGTGTCAAGATGACCCAGATGCCCCAGCTCGTCGCCCTCTTCAACGGGGTGGGCGGCGGCGCCGCCGCCCTCGTGGCGCTGCTGGAACTGCCGCATGCGGAGGACGCCTGGGTGCGCGTCGCCGTCGTCTTCACCCTCCTGGTGGGGGCGGTGTCCTTCGCCGGCTCAGCCGTGACGTTCGCGAAGCTGCAGGAGCTCATGACCACCCGCCCCGTGGTGTTCCCCGGCCTGCCGGTGCTCATGGGTGCGGTGCTGCTCGCCGCTGTCGGTGCCGCCGCCGCCGTCGTGATGGGCGGGTCGCTCGTGCTGGCGCTGCTGCTCCTGCTGCTGGGCCTGGTGGCAGGCGTGCTGCTGGTGCTGCCGGTGGGCGGCGCCGATGTGCCCATCGTCATCTCGCTGCTCAACGCGTTCACCGGCCTCGCCGTTGCCGCGTCCGGCCTGGTGCTGGGGAACGTGCTCCTGGTGGTGGCCGGGACTCTGGTGGGGGCATCGGGCACCATCCTCACCCGGGCGATGGCCGCGGCCATGGGCCGCAGCGTGGCCGGCATCCTGTTCGGCGCGTTCCGGGGAAGTTCGACGGCGGGCTCCACCGTCATGAGCGACCGTCCGGTCCGCTCGTCCAGCCCGGAGGACGTGGCCGTCCTGCTGGGCTACGCGCAGCACGTGATCATCGTACCCGGCTACGGCCTGGCCGTGGCGCAGGGACAGCACACCGCGGCAGAGCTGGCTCAGGCCCTGGAATCCCGGGGAATCCGGGTGGACTTCGCCATTCACCCCGTGGCGGGACGCATGCCCGGGCACATGAACGTGCTCCTCGCCGAGGCCAATGTGCCCTACGAATCGCTCAAGGAAATGGGCGAGATCAACTCCGAGTTCCGCACTGCAGACGTGGCGCTGGTGGTGGGCGCGAACGACGTCGTGAACCCCGCCGCGAAGACCACCGCCGGTTCGCCGATCTACGGGATGCCGATCCTCGAGGTGGCCGACGCGCGGCAGGTGGTGTTCCTCAAGCGCTCGATGCGGCCAGGGTTCGCCGGGATTGAGAACGACCTCATGTTCGAGCCGCAGACCACGCTGCTGTTCGGCGACGCGAAGGAGTCCCTGACGAAGGTGCTGGGCGCGGTGAAGGCCCTGTAA
- a CDS encoding YybH family protein encodes MDLITTAEVEAAAKRLMTAFAATNTDDYFDCFAPDATFVFHSEPDRLTSRGEYRALWQNWLDDGWQVAACTSSNPHIQIAGPCAVFSHDVETVIDAAGTKETLHERETIIFTRTESGSVLAVHEHLSPSPASPKAIS; translated from the coding sequence GTGGACCTAATCACCACCGCCGAGGTTGAGGCAGCAGCGAAGAGGCTGATGACCGCCTTCGCGGCCACCAACACAGACGACTACTTCGACTGTTTCGCGCCTGACGCGACCTTCGTCTTCCATTCCGAACCGGACCGCCTCACCTCGCGCGGGGAATACCGCGCCCTGTGGCAGAACTGGCTCGACGATGGTTGGCAGGTCGCAGCGTGCACCAGCTCTAATCCGCATATCCAGATCGCCGGCCCATGCGCCGTTTTCAGCCATGATGTCGAGACAGTCATCGACGCCGCCGGCACCAAAGAGACCCTTCACGAGAGGGAGACCATCATTTTCACCAGGACGGAGTCTGGCAGCGTGCTCGCCGTTCACGAGCATCTCTCTCCGTCGCCTGCTAGCCCGAAGGCAATCTCATGA
- a CDS encoding MFS transporter, with the protein MGQQARVEQDAPTKQTPDLAPARGGSARGGLVRYVAAATLARTADGGAVVAIVLMATTSGAPGWLAGLLGACITAPHLLGPLVARSLDSCRDGRVLIAWACVVHGATLAAAVLLYPVTWPAVTGVLLVVSGLVGPLLTGGISSRLPAIAGPDQVSQRRAQGWDVATYGIGGTIGPSVVAAVSAWAGPTVAALILAAATFVAAGVVRLLPHVPPAAVAAEVPRPVQTLRLMAVSGRLRRMLYLTITVAFSVAALPIAAVASTAMFQVQPAAAGVLTAAYGLGGLAGSAGVMCRPLRGDADRLVTRPRGIRRRGAGRRRVVRVLCACRRRLRSCGHHELVLLRGDPSRPQ; encoded by the coding sequence GTGGGACAACAAGCACGGGTAGAGCAAGACGCGCCGACGAAACAGACCCCGGACCTGGCCCCGGCCCGCGGAGGATCGGCCCGCGGAGGATTGGTCCGCTACGTGGCGGCCGCGACGCTGGCACGCACCGCCGACGGCGGAGCGGTGGTGGCAATTGTCCTCATGGCCACAACAAGCGGGGCGCCGGGCTGGCTTGCCGGCCTGCTCGGCGCCTGCATCACCGCGCCGCACCTGCTGGGGCCGCTCGTGGCGCGAAGCCTGGACTCCTGCCGTGACGGGCGCGTCCTGATCGCGTGGGCGTGCGTCGTCCATGGCGCCACGCTGGCGGCCGCCGTGCTGCTGTACCCGGTGACCTGGCCGGCGGTCACCGGCGTTCTGCTGGTGGTTTCGGGGCTGGTCGGGCCGCTGCTGACCGGCGGCATCAGCAGCCGCCTACCGGCGATCGCCGGCCCGGACCAGGTCAGCCAGCGCCGTGCCCAAGGCTGGGATGTGGCCACCTACGGAATCGGAGGGACCATCGGCCCGAGCGTCGTGGCCGCCGTCTCCGCCTGGGCCGGACCCACTGTAGCCGCGCTGATCCTGGCGGCGGCCACCTTCGTGGCTGCCGGCGTCGTTCGACTGCTGCCCCATGTTCCTCCCGCAGCAGTGGCAGCCGAGGTTCCGAGGCCGGTCCAGACCCTGCGGCTCATGGCTGTCTCGGGCCGCCTTCGGAGGATGCTGTACCTGACCATCACGGTGGCGTTCTCCGTGGCTGCCCTTCCCATCGCGGCCGTCGCCTCCACCGCCATGTTCCAGGTCCAGCCAGCAGCCGCCGGCGTCCTGACGGCGGCTTACGGGCTGGGCGGCCTGGCCGGTTCGGCCGGAGTGATGTGCCGCCCGCTGCGGGGCGACGCGGACCGACTGGTGACGCGTCCTCGCGGGATTCGTCGCCGCGGCGCTGGCCGTCGCCGCGTTGTCCGGGTCCTTTGCGCCTGCCGTCGCCGCCTACGCAGTTGCGGGCATCATGAACTCGTACTTCTTCGCGGCGACCCTAGCCGCCCGCAGTGA
- the pdxR gene encoding MocR-like pyridoxine biosynthesis transcription factor PdxR, with amino-acid sequence MLDHQSRVPLASQLVVRLRDAILNGTLRPEHTLPASRRLAAGLGVSRGVVVRAYEQLAGEGFLESRGSGGTRVTVRSDGLGVAPLGTQAVSGMEPTATIDLTPGRPSGAPFRDRDWRAAWRTAVAEPVEVEIPAILGTPGLRAAVAEHLAASRGLTVSADDVVITAGTSDALQLIVTALRGAADRPRVLMEDPGYPTARRVLSAAGAAVETLPVADDGLEAAQLAAIDPRPDAILVTPSHQYPLGGRMPVKERLALLAWAEANRVVILEDDYDSEFRHRRMPLPALASLPSAAEVVLVGTFSKSLSPWLRCGYLVVRGTSGQRLKDARLDLGTPVSGVLQSALAHYIAGGGLARHIARARRQYTHRRELLLHRLGERADVHLAALDGGLHAVIRLQPNVPAERVAEEALGLGVRLATLASYFSERPPENGLVIGYGAPTDLQLARALDIIAGILDRMAGDSG; translated from the coding sequence GTGCTGGACCACCAGAGCCGCGTTCCGCTTGCCTCCCAGCTGGTTGTCCGGCTGAGGGACGCCATCCTTAACGGAACCCTGAGGCCGGAGCACACCCTGCCGGCTTCGCGGCGACTTGCCGCCGGGCTTGGTGTCTCCCGCGGAGTGGTGGTGCGCGCCTATGAGCAGCTTGCCGGCGAAGGGTTCCTGGAAAGCCGGGGCTCGGGCGGCACCCGCGTGACGGTACGCTCCGACGGCCTGGGCGTGGCGCCGCTAGGCACTCAGGCCGTGTCCGGCATGGAGCCAACCGCAACGATCGACCTCACACCGGGACGGCCGTCCGGCGCGCCGTTCCGTGACCGCGACTGGCGGGCCGCGTGGCGGACGGCCGTTGCCGAGCCGGTGGAAGTGGAGATTCCGGCCATTTTGGGCACTCCGGGCCTTCGCGCTGCCGTGGCCGAGCACCTCGCCGCGTCCCGCGGACTTACGGTGAGTGCTGACGACGTCGTCATCACAGCCGGTACCAGTGACGCCCTGCAGCTGATCGTCACGGCACTCCGCGGCGCGGCGGACCGGCCCCGCGTGCTGATGGAGGACCCCGGCTATCCCACGGCCAGGCGGGTGCTTTCCGCGGCGGGCGCCGCGGTGGAAACCCTTCCGGTTGCCGACGACGGGCTGGAAGCGGCACAGCTTGCGGCCATCGATCCCCGCCCTGACGCCATCCTGGTAACTCCCAGCCACCAGTACCCCCTGGGCGGCCGGATGCCGGTGAAGGAAAGGCTGGCTCTGCTGGCCTGGGCTGAAGCCAACCGGGTGGTCATCCTCGAGGACGACTATGACAGTGAATTCCGGCACCGGCGGATGCCCCTGCCCGCCTTGGCCTCGCTGCCCTCCGCTGCCGAAGTCGTCCTGGTGGGCACCTTCTCAAAGTCGCTGAGCCCGTGGCTGCGGTGCGGCTACCTTGTGGTTCGCGGCACCTCCGGGCAGCGCCTCAAGGATGCACGGCTTGACCTCGGCACACCTGTTTCCGGGGTACTGCAGTCTGCCCTCGCCCATTACATTGCGGGCGGAGGCCTCGCACGGCACATCGCCCGGGCGCGGCGCCAGTACACGCACCGCCGCGAACTGCTGCTCCACCGGCTCGGAGAACGGGCAGACGTCCACTTGGCGGCCTTGGACGGCGGCCTGCACGCCGTCATCCGACTTCAGCCGAACGTTCCTGCCGAGCGTGTGGCCGAGGAAGCGCTGGGGCTGGGGGTGCGGCTTGCGACATTGGCGAGCTATTTTTCAGAACGACCACCGGAAAACGGCCTCGTCATCGGATACGGCGCCCCGACCGATCTGCAGCTTGCCCGTGCACTGGACATCATCGCCGGGATACTCGACCGGATGGCTGGGGACAGCGGATAA
- a CDS encoding NAD(P) transhydrogenase subunit alpha, translating to MDGISLLTITVLAVFVGFEVVSKVSSTLHTPLMSGANAIHGIILVGAIIVAGQATHPWVLAVALLAVVLATANLVGGFVVTDRMLEMFRGRKEKPAKPAPKVGAPGPGVPQRETKENTEATR from the coding sequence ATGGACGGTATCAGCCTGCTGACCATCACCGTGCTTGCGGTGTTTGTCGGCTTCGAGGTGGTGTCGAAGGTGTCCAGCACGCTGCATACGCCGCTGATGTCGGGTGCGAACGCCATTCACGGGATCATCCTGGTGGGTGCCATCATCGTCGCCGGGCAGGCCACGCACCCCTGGGTGCTCGCGGTGGCGCTGCTGGCGGTGGTCCTCGCCACAGCCAACCTGGTGGGCGGCTTTGTGGTGACGGACCGCATGCTCGAGATGTTCCGCGGCCGTAAGGAAAAACCGGCCAAGCCGGCCCCCAAGGTTGGAGCTCCGGGGCCTGGCGTCCCCCAGCGTGAAACCAAGGAGAACACGGAGGCCACGCGGTGA
- a CDS encoding purine-cytosine permease family protein: MTNEPKAPAVTEVEQHGIEPIPAADRTAKPLDLFRLVFGGANTFATVVLGSFPILFGLSFKDALVATVLGVVVGGLILCPMAVFGPTNGMNNAVSSSGHLGVHGRVVGSFLSLLTAFAFFSISVWSSGDALVGGANRLVGLPQNAVTLSLAYGVFAVLILTVCIYGFRFMLWVNKIAVVAASLLFLLGIVAFAGTFDASYAGTFGQGADATTNALFWPSFIGSALIVMSNPISFGAFLGDWSRYIPAETPKRKVMAAAFLAQVATLVPFGFGLVTATIIATEAPAFFENSDYVGGLLAVSPAWYFLPVCLIALVGGMSTGTTALYGTGLDFSSVFPRFSRVQATLFIGSIAIVFIFVGRFAFNIVQSISTFAVLIITCTAPWMIMMMIGYMTRRGWYDADSLQVFNRRQVGGRYWFNRGWNWRAMGVWIFSAVMGIMFVNVPNQFVGALGNLAAGVDLSIPVSIGLAAVLYPAVLWLFPEPADAFGPAGPRFVRAAAPKNIPIVDEKKDLESVLS; encoded by the coding sequence ATGACAAACGAACCCAAAGCCCCCGCCGTGACCGAGGTCGAACAGCATGGCATCGAACCGATTCCCGCTGCCGACAGGACCGCAAAACCGCTGGATCTGTTCCGTCTCGTGTTCGGCGGCGCGAACACATTCGCCACGGTAGTTCTGGGGTCGTTTCCCATCCTCTTTGGGCTGTCCTTCAAGGACGCACTGGTGGCCACGGTCCTGGGTGTGGTGGTTGGCGGCCTGATACTTTGCCCAATGGCCGTTTTCGGCCCGACCAACGGAATGAACAATGCCGTTTCGTCGTCCGGGCACCTGGGCGTGCACGGCCGTGTGGTGGGATCCTTCCTGTCACTCCTGACGGCCTTCGCTTTCTTCTCCATCTCCGTGTGGAGTTCAGGGGACGCGCTCGTAGGGGGCGCGAACCGCCTGGTGGGCCTGCCCCAAAACGCCGTGACGCTAAGCCTCGCCTACGGCGTCTTTGCTGTCCTGATCCTGACCGTGTGCATCTACGGGTTCCGTTTCATGCTTTGGGTCAACAAGATCGCGGTGGTCGCTGCGTCCCTGCTTTTCCTGCTCGGAATCGTTGCTTTCGCGGGTACGTTCGACGCGTCGTACGCCGGGACCTTCGGGCAGGGAGCGGATGCAACCACTAACGCGCTCTTCTGGCCGTCCTTCATCGGATCGGCACTGATCGTCATGTCCAACCCGATCTCGTTCGGCGCGTTCCTGGGCGACTGGTCCCGGTACATCCCGGCTGAGACGCCCAAGCGAAAGGTCATGGCCGCTGCCTTTCTGGCCCAGGTGGCTACCCTCGTGCCCTTTGGCTTCGGGCTGGTCACGGCGACCATCATTGCAACGGAGGCGCCGGCGTTCTTTGAAAACTCCGACTACGTCGGCGGGCTCCTGGCCGTCTCCCCTGCCTGGTATTTTCTGCCGGTGTGCCTCATTGCCCTGGTAGGCGGAATGTCCACCGGCACCACCGCGCTTTACGGAACAGGCCTCGACTTCTCCAGCGTCTTTCCCAGGTTCTCCCGCGTCCAGGCCACGTTGTTCATCGGGTCCATCGCCATCGTCTTCATCTTTGTGGGCCGCTTCGCTTTTAACATTGTGCAGAGCATCTCCACGTTCGCGGTGCTCATCATCACCTGTACCGCGCCGTGGATGATCATGATGATGATCGGCTACATGACCCGGCGGGGCTGGTACGACGCCGACTCCCTCCAGGTTTTCAACCGCCGCCAGGTGGGTGGCCGCTACTGGTTCAACCGCGGGTGGAACTGGCGCGCGATGGGCGTCTGGATCTTCTCGGCGGTCATGGGAATCATGTTCGTGAACGTTCCAAACCAGTTCGTCGGTGCTCTCGGCAACCTCGCCGCGGGAGTGGACCTGAGCATCCCTGTTTCGATTGGCCTGGCTGCAGTTCTTTACCCCGCGGTGCTGTGGCTCTTCCCGGAACCCGCGGACGCATTTGGCCCGGCGGGGCCAAGGTTCGTCAGGGCAGCGGCCCCGAAGAACATCCCGATCGTTGATGAGAAGAAAGATCTCGAGTCCGTGCTGTCCTAA
- a CDS encoding dihydrodipicolinate synthase family protein: protein MFTGLCAFPLTPLAGDDVDETALVRLVARCVDAGVDNISVLGSTGIYTYLLRGERRKVVEAAVDAAQGTPVVAGVGAMRTRDVLDCVEDAQAAGASGLLLAPVSYQRLSEDEVYRLYCDVSSASDLPIAVYDNPATTGFTFSDELHGRIAELPGIASIKFPPPGPGQAAERIASLRAAVPGGVSLGVSGDWAAVEALLAGCDVWYSVIAGLFPKTARAIVDLAHTGRGDQTGQVGQTGQGDLALEASAALGPVWELFRTYGSLRVAATMAEVLGFVEAPCLPRPLKSLDGEGRTRVEEALRLSGLGA from the coding sequence GTGTTTACCGGCCTTTGTGCTTTTCCCCTGACTCCGCTCGCCGGGGACGACGTCGACGAAACCGCACTGGTTCGGCTGGTTGCGCGGTGCGTCGATGCCGGCGTGGACAACATCAGTGTGCTGGGTTCGACCGGTATCTACACCTATCTGCTGCGCGGGGAACGCCGCAAGGTGGTGGAGGCTGCCGTTGATGCTGCCCAGGGAACTCCGGTGGTGGCGGGTGTCGGCGCCATGCGCACCCGTGACGTGCTGGACTGCGTCGAGGATGCCCAGGCGGCGGGCGCCTCCGGCCTGCTGCTGGCTCCTGTCTCGTATCAGCGGCTCAGCGAGGACGAGGTCTACCGGCTCTACTGCGATGTATCGTCCGCGTCGGATCTGCCGATTGCCGTCTATGACAACCCGGCCACCACAGGGTTCACCTTCTCCGACGAACTCCATGGCCGGATCGCCGAACTTCCCGGCATCGCATCGATCAAGTTCCCGCCCCCGGGTCCGGGTCAGGCCGCCGAACGCATCGCGAGCCTCCGCGCCGCAGTTCCCGGAGGCGTATCCCTGGGCGTCAGCGGCGACTGGGCTGCAGTGGAGGCACTTCTGGCCGGGTGCGACGTTTGGTATTCGGTTATCGCCGGCCTGTTTCCCAAAACCGCCAGGGCGATCGTTGATCTTGCCCACACCGGCCGAGGTGACCAGACCGGCCAGGTTGGCCAGACCGGCCAGGGTGACTTGGCGCTGGAGGCATCTGCGGCGCTGGGACCGGTGTGGGAGCTCTTCCGTACGTACGGAAGCCTGCGCGTCGCTGCCACCATGGCCGAAGTGCTGGGCTTCGTGGAGGCGCCGTGCCTGCCCCGCCCACTGAAAAGCCTCGATGGTGAGGGCCGCACCCGGGTCGAGGAAGCCCTGCGGCTCAGCGGACTGGGTGCCTGA
- a CDS encoding LysE/ArgO family amino acid transporter, translated as MLPFLTGLGAGLSLIVAIGAQNAFVLRQGLKREGVLPVVLVCLLSDALLILAGVAGIGALIQGAPVLLAVVRWFGVAFLLAYAVFAARRALRPGTLKAADSPGKGTVWSAVLTAAAITWLNPHVYLDTLVLLGSLANAHGGSGKWLFGAGAAVGSALWFPLIGYGARGLSGFFARPASWRILDGGVALLMLTLAVVLATGH; from the coding sequence ATGCTTCCCTTCCTCACCGGCCTAGGAGCCGGCCTCAGCCTGATTGTCGCCATCGGAGCGCAGAACGCATTCGTCTTGCGGCAGGGCCTCAAGCGTGAGGGTGTCCTGCCGGTCGTCCTGGTGTGCCTCCTCAGCGACGCGCTCCTGATTCTCGCCGGCGTCGCGGGAATCGGCGCGCTCATCCAGGGCGCACCGGTCCTGCTCGCGGTGGTGCGCTGGTTCGGTGTCGCGTTCCTTCTCGCCTACGCCGTTTTCGCCGCACGGCGCGCCTTGCGCCCCGGGACCCTAAAGGCGGCGGATTCTCCCGGCAAGGGAACTGTCTGGTCGGCTGTACTCACCGCCGCTGCCATCACCTGGCTCAACCCCCACGTGTACCTTGACACGCTGGTGCTGCTGGGCTCGCTCGCCAACGCCCACGGTGGTTCCGGGAAGTGGCTCTTCGGGGCCGGGGCCGCCGTCGGCAGCGCCCTCTGGTTTCCCCTGATCGGCTACGGGGCGCGCGGACTCAGCGGCTTTTTCGCGCGGCCGGCGTCGTGGCGCATCCTCGACGGCGGCGTCGCCCTGCTCATGCTTACCCTGGCCGTCGTCCTGGCAACCGGGCACTGA
- a CDS encoding C40 family peptidase: MSRKFTPARHRATPTTSIALQGLSYSLKSNAASVAKPAAAAAVASGLLFGAGAPAHAGAYAPETPDAAAQSVAGQALAAPAAAGRALAAPATPAAPAPAGGGSAVAGASHTVEPGDTLGAIAARHGVSLDALLAENGLSLASVIYPGDQIFIPGPGAAAAPAVPAAPAAPAVPEVPAAPAAPAAPAVPEPTGMGIYNASASITPAATAPAASGAGAAIVASARAQLGATQDCTVLVEQALRSVGKSVGDLAPAQFHQYGTPVSAPQPGDLIISAGHVGVYIGGGQAISSGMNGVNETIVHPASWLTGSTYVRVNA, from the coding sequence ATGTCACGTAAGTTCACGCCCGCGCGCCATCGCGCTACCCCGACGACGTCCATCGCCCTGCAGGGCCTGTCGTATTCCCTCAAGTCCAACGCCGCCTCGGTTGCCAAACCGGCGGCCGCAGCCGCCGTCGCTTCCGGTCTTCTCTTCGGCGCCGGGGCGCCCGCCCACGCAGGGGCCTACGCCCCCGAGACGCCGGACGCCGCTGCCCAGTCTGTGGCTGGCCAGGCGCTCGCTGCCCCCGCCGCCGCTGGCCGGGCGCTGGCCGCCCCGGCCACACCGGCAGCCCCGGCCCCGGCAGGCGGCGGATCTGCTGTTGCCGGTGCGTCGCACACCGTTGAGCCCGGCGACACCCTTGGTGCCATCGCAGCACGCCACGGTGTCAGCCTCGATGCTCTTCTGGCAGAGAATGGCCTGTCGCTGGCCTCGGTCATTTACCCCGGCGACCAGATCTTCATCCCCGGGCCGGGCGCAGCTGCAGCTCCCGCAGTACCTGCAGCTCCGGCAGCTCCCGCGGTACCCGAGGTTCCTGCCGCGCCGGCAGCCCCTGCGGCTCCGGCCGTCCCCGAGCCGACCGGCATGGGGATCTACAACGCCTCCGCGTCGATAACGCCGGCAGCAACCGCTCCGGCAGCCAGCGGCGCCGGCGCAGCCATTGTGGCCTCCGCCCGGGCGCAGCTCGGTGCCACCCAGGACTGCACCGTCCTGGTGGAGCAGGCCCTGCGCTCCGTCGGCAAGTCCGTCGGCGACCTCGCGCCCGCGCAGTTCCACCAGTACGGCACTCCGGTTTCGGCCCCGCAGCCCGGGGACCTGATTATCAGCGCGGGACACGTCGGCGTCTACATCGGTGGCGGGCAGGCCATCAGCAGCGGCATGAACGGTGTCAATGAAACCATCGTGCACCCGGCCTCCTGGCTCACCGGCTCGACTTACGTGCGGGTGAACGCCTAA